The window TCAAATCCGCATCGAGGCAGGCATCGGGATCGAGTTGTTGTAACCGATCGCGGATTTTCTTCACGCAACCCTGACATTTGACGCCTTGCACTGGGATGTAACGGACCTGGTTGCGCAGCAGACTGGCTTTATAGCCAGCGGCTTCTATCAGTGCTTGCAGGCGAGCTGGAGTCAATTTTGATTGAATGCGAGCCTGCTGGTTGTTCAGGTCGATGTCCAGTTCTGAAGACGGCTGCTCCTGTTGCAAGCGCTGACGAATCTTGTTGACGCAATTATTGCAATGGAGGCCGTCCAGCTGCCAAAAGCTGACTTCATTCATTGGATGTCTCCTGCTGGTCGCTATCCCAATGTTCGATTAATCGACAAATGGTATGACCGTCCGGTAGGCCGTCGGGCATCTCTTGCCAACGATCCAGCGCGTTTTCCATTCGATGCAACAAGGTTTGAAGTTCCTCGATCTGCTGCCGCACTTTGGGCACCCGCTGGCTTAACAGATCTCGCACCATGGGGCAGGGGGAACTGGCACTGTGCTGGTGGTGCAGAATCTGCTCAATTTCTTGCAGACTGAATCCGAGAGTACGAGCCTGCTGGATAAAGCGCAGTTGGCGCAAGGCCTCTTGATTAAAGTGTTGATAGCCGTTGTCGGGATCTCGCGTGGACATCAATAGCCCCTTGCGAGCGTAAAAGCGCACGGTGTCCGTCGTGACATGGGCTGCCTCAGCAAGCTGTTTGACTCTCATACGGGTCCCCTGGAAGCGGAGTGATTGGAGTAGAGCTATCGCGATACCTTCAGTCTAAACCTATGTGTAACACACAGGTCAAGCGGTTGGCTTGATCTGTATTCGTTCGTTGCGAAAAGTGCCGTGACTATCGGTACAAGCTGGTTGTTTACGGAACCCTTACCATCCCTATAACCCGACTATAGGAAGTTGCGCATAGACTGGATCATGAAGACAGTAAACAAATAACCCATGAGGGAGAACGACAATGAAAATGCGTTGGTTAGTAGCACCGATCTTGTTAAGTGGCGCGGCGATGGTAATGGCACAGCCTGGTGGTTGGGGTGGCGGAAATATGGGCGGCCCTGGTATGCAGGATGGTCGTATGGGCAACTTTTTAGAGGCTCTGGACTTAACCGATGAGCAGAAGCAAAAAGCCAAAACCTACATGCAAGAGCGCCGCGCCGATGGTATGGCCAAGCGATTGGGGCTGGATGAGAAACAGCAACAGCAATTGGCCGATTTGATGGAGAAGAATCAGGCAGAGCGGACGGCCTTGATGGAAAAATACGGTTTTACCGATGAAAAACGTCAGGCATTCTATAAAGAGATGCGCACCATGCGCGATGCCCATAAAGATGCCATGAAAAATATTTTGACCGAAGAGCAGCAGGAGAAGATGGCGGCTCGCGGTGGCCGTGGCTCTAAAATGAAAGGTGGTCAAGGCGGTAAAGGTCATGGCATGGGAATGGGTGGTGGATACGGCATGAACGGTGGCTGTAATATGGATAATGGCTACGGGCCTCGCTGGTAAGAGGTGCGGGTTGAAATGTGCAATGGCATTCACTCCATCGTCTAACGGTGAGACACTTTCGTTAGAGTGAAATCAGGGAGCCTGAAAAGGCTCCCTGTTCGCGTGATGAACTTTAAGAGGTGGGCATAATGAGCCGGTTGCTGTTGGTGGACGATGATCGTGAGCTTTGCGAATTATTGGTGGAATACCTGGCCATTGAAGGCTTTGAGGTGGATGCTGTTCATGACGGTGAAGCTGGCGTTGATGCCGCATTAACGAATCAACACGATCTGGTGCTGCTGGATGTCACCTTGCCTCGCCTCAATGGTTTTGATGTTTTGAAACTAATACGCCGACAGTCGGCAATTCCGGTGCTGATGTTAACCGCCAGAGGTGATGACGTGGATCGCATTATCGGTTTGGAAATTGGCGCCGATGACTATCTGCCCAAACCCTATAATCATCGTGAACTGGTGGCTCGCATTAAGGCTATTTTGAGGCGGGGAGAGTTACGGCAGCAACCCGCTCGAGCAGAGACGAGTCAGCGTTTGCAGCTGGAGGATCTGGAACTCAACCTGGCCAATCATGAAGCGACGCTGGGTGGCCAGCCCCTGGAGCTTACGGCAACGGAATTTATCGTATTGCGAACGCTGCTGGAGCGTTCGGGACAGCTTATCTCCCGGGCAGAATTGACTGAACTGGCCCTCGATCGCCGCCTGGTTCAATACGATCGTGCGATCGATATGCACGTCAGTAACGTGCGCCGTAAATTGGGAAATAAACCCGATGGTAGCCCGCGCCTGAAAACAGTAAGAGGTTCAGGCTACTATTATATCGTCGATAGCAGTGCGCACTAAGATGTTTAAGAGGCTGCAGATTCTGTTGGTGCAACGCTTGTTCTGGAAGGTTTTTCTCTGGTTCTGGCTGGCAATGATCGTGATGATCTTTTCAGTGGCTATCACCATACTGGTGAGCCTTGACCCGGATGCGCTGCGTGAAGAACGCCAACACCTGCTTGCTAACCTGGACCATGCAGCCCAGCGAATGGAGCGTTTTGCCTTGCATCAGCGGGGCCGGCATAGCCCTCCCGGGCGCCCCCCCGTGTTTATCTCGTTCCCGGAAAATAATGAGCGTATTAAAGAACGCCTCGCCAAGGTTCTGGTGCGCATGAATGAAGCGCCTTTACTGGATCATTACCTGTTCAGTGTCTCCGGAGAGAGTTTATTGCCTCATTCGCCACCGGAAGTCAGCCAGTTCATGGCCCGCTATGGAACACATACTGAACCCGTGATTCGTCGGGTCGAGGGACGTTTGCTGGTAGGCCCCCGGTTGATGGATCTTCGTGGTGAGCAGTACCAGTTGGTTATGAGTATGGAGCCGCCATGGTTGGGGGCCCGTATTCTATTTGCCAGCAGCACACATCTGAGTGTGGTATTCATTGCCATTGTGGTGTCAGGTTTATTCAGTGGTTTGATGTCCGCATCTCTGATTCGCCCCTTGCGACATTTGCAGTTGGCTGCACAGCGCATAGCGGGCGGTGACCTCAGCTCTCGAGCTGGAGAACCTTTAGTGCAGCGGCGCGATGAGGTGGGCGACCTCGGTCGCGATTTCGACCGGATGGCAGACCAGCTCGAACGCTTGGTCAGTGGTCAGCAGCGATTGCTTAGGGACGTATCCCATGAGCTGCGCTCTCCCTTGACTCGATTACAGATATCTCTGGCGCTGGCTCGCAACAAGAGTGAAGGCTTGATTGATGCGCAATTGGATCGCTCTGAACGTGAAATCCAGAGGTTGAATCAACTGATCGGGCAAGTGATAGAGTGGTCTCGAATTGACAGCAGTCACCAGGCTGGGCAACCCACCGATCTGGACGCCCTGATTCAGTCCGTTGTGGAAGATTGTAATTTTGAAGCACAAGCTCGAGGCTGCAGCGTTGTTTTGTCCGGTCCCTCCCTGGGTTCTATCGAGGGAGATGGCGAGGCGTTGCGCAGTGCGCTGGAAAATATCATTCGCAATGCGATTCGTTTCTCCCCCGAAGCAGGACAGATCGAGGTCAACACTCGAGTAACCGGTACCCTGATTGAGATAGACATTGAGGATCAGGGGCCGGGCGTCCCCGAAGAAGCCTTGGAGGCCATGTTTCAACCCTTCTATCGTGTCGATGAAACCCGGGGGGAAGAAAACAGCGGCTCCGGATTGGGCACCGCCATCGCACGGCGAGCGATTGAGCGGCACGGCGGCACGATCGTCGCCAGTAATCGTCAACCTGGCTTGTGTGTTCGGGTAAGCTTGCCTTATCGCCGCTAAGTTGGTGGGCGCTGAAAGGAATCTCGATTACAATGGAAGGCAGGATCTCTGGGAATGAGATCGCATCAATAAATAATTAAGTACATTAAATATGGATAGGGTCTGGTGAGTTGCCGTACCACTTCCTGGAGATTTCTACATGTTGAAGACCACCCGTTTACTAGCTGTTTTGTCCCTGTCTCTCTCCAGCAGCCTGCTGTTTGCTAACAAGATAGAAACCATCGATGCAGAGTTTCTGGCCAAGACCAAAGAGCAGTTTATGGCGCTGGATAGCCAGAATCTGGGTTACCTCAGCTACGAACAGGCCCGAGTTTTGATGCCATCGGTGGCTGATCAGATTGATAAGGTAGACCTTAACCGCGATGGTCAGGTGACCTGGACCGAAGTCGAACACACATTACGTTCCTTCAACGATGCGCTGGATTCCCGAGCCGCGAAGGAGATCCGCGAGCTCGACTACAGTACTAAATAGCCCAGGCAAACTTGGCCTGGTCAGGGTTGGCGGGCCCCAATGGCGGTCATCGATTGTCTGATCACCCGCATTGAATGCCAGGCGGTTACAGGTTGTTTCTGTACCGGTATGAGCTGTTATCGCAAACAGGTTTAGGTCTTTATAAGGGAGATAATGATGACCAGTCCAATGCGGATGCTGTTGTTGGGGTGTCTGTTAGCGGTGCCGTTGTTGAATCCGCTTTACGCCGCGACTGAAGCCGATGAATCGTTGACCCAGGAAAGAATAGAAGAAACCGCGGTACCTACCAGCCCACCAGCCATGAAGGGCATGGTGGTGTCGGTTAACCATCGAGTCGATCGTTTTGTCGAAGAGTTTGGCGATCTCAAGCTGGCCTTGCATCAGCTGCCATCGCAATACCATCAGATGGTTAATACCCTGTTGTCCGATGGCGAAACGGCCAGCGGTTTATTGATGATGCTGGTCCTGATGCTGGCCGTAGGCATCGGCGTAGAAAAACTGTTGGCATTCAAGTTCGCTCCCTTGACTCGCAAGATGGAAGCCCAGCAAGAGTCGCGCTGGTATATCAGGCTGCAGTACATGTTTCTGGGCATCCTGTTCCGTTTTGCCTCTTTACTGGCGTTTGCCTTATCTGCCCTTGCCGTTCCCGCTATTATCTATGATTCGGGGGCGCCCCCACGATTGCTTTTGGTTAGTGTACTGACGGTGGTTGTGGCTGTACGGGTTATGACCATTGTTGCCGGCGCCATTCTTGCCCCATGGGCAAAAGGCATTCGTCCTTTACCCCTTGAGTGCCCCCAGGCTCGCCGATTGTATTACTGGGTATTACTCATCACGATCATTTACTCGGTAACCAGTCATGGCTCCGGGCTATGGGTGGCGCTGGGGTTGCAGCACGAACTGGTGTTGGCCTCCGTGGTGCTGGGCGGGCTGATTATGGCGCTGACCATTGTGCTTATGATGTGGGCGGAGCGTTTGTCGATTAACCAGATGTTCGCCGAAGGCTTGTCCCCCAATATATCTCCGGCACGTCAGATGTTAGCCCAGTCCTGGCCTGTGTTGGCAACCGCCTGGATTCTGTTGTTGTGGGGTATTTGGGGCTTTAATGTTTTTATCGAAAACACCGCGGTGGTGGAGAAAATCAGTCTCGCCTGGTGGGTCACCATTCTGTTTCCTGTGCTGGATCGGTTGGTGTATGCGTTGCTGTCCAGGGTGGTGTCCCTGCCTATGCTACAGGCCGGCCGCTTCCCCCAGCGCGCGCCTCGTGTGGTGGCAATTTTGTTGAACGGCTTTCGTTTGATTCTGGTCGCGGCAACCCTGATTACGCTGAGTGAAGCCTGGGGTATGGGCTCGTTCCAGATGATGAAAAGTGATGGCGGTCAGATGGTGCTGGATCGTCTAGGTGATGTGCTGGTGATTCTGTTGCTGGCTTATGTTGTCTGGGAAGTAGTGCGTACCCTGATTGAGCAGAGAATGCCCGAGGAAGATGAGGATGCCGACGCCGCCCCGGAAGGGGAAGGCGGCGCCGGGGGGGCGACTCGAACCGAAACCCTGTTGCCGTTGCTGCGCAGCTTTATTTTTGCAATTTTGGTGGTCG of the Aestuariirhabdus haliotis genome contains:
- a CDS encoding MerR family transcriptional regulator; the protein is MRVKQLAEAAHVTTDTVRFYARKGLLMSTRDPDNGYQHFNQEALRQLRFIQQARTLGFSLQEIEQILHHQHSASSPCPMVRDLLSQRVPKVRQQIEELQTLLHRMENALDRWQEMPDGLPDGHTICRLIEHWDSDQQETSNE
- a CDS encoding Spy/CpxP family protein refolding chaperone; this translates as MKMRWLVAPILLSGAAMVMAQPGGWGGGNMGGPGMQDGRMGNFLEALDLTDEQKQKAKTYMQERRADGMAKRLGLDEKQQQQLADLMEKNQAERTALMEKYGFTDEKRQAFYKEMRTMRDAHKDAMKNILTEEQQEKMAARGGRGSKMKGGQGGKGHGMGMGGGYGMNGGCNMDNGYGPRW
- a CDS encoding response regulator, producing MSRLLLVDDDRELCELLVEYLAIEGFEVDAVHDGEAGVDAALTNQHDLVLLDVTLPRLNGFDVLKLIRRQSAIPVLMLTARGDDVDRIIGLEIGADDYLPKPYNHRELVARIKAILRRGELRQQPARAETSQRLQLEDLELNLANHEATLGGQPLELTATEFIVLRTLLERSGQLISRAELTELALDRRLVQYDRAIDMHVSNVRRKLGNKPDGSPRLKTVRGSGYYYIVDSSAH
- a CDS encoding ATP-binding protein, which gives rise to MFKRLQILLVQRLFWKVFLWFWLAMIVMIFSVAITILVSLDPDALREERQHLLANLDHAAQRMERFALHQRGRHSPPGRPPVFISFPENNERIKERLAKVLVRMNEAPLLDHYLFSVSGESLLPHSPPEVSQFMARYGTHTEPVIRRVEGRLLVGPRLMDLRGEQYQLVMSMEPPWLGARILFASSTHLSVVFIAIVVSGLFSGLMSASLIRPLRHLQLAAQRIAGGDLSSRAGEPLVQRRDEVGDLGRDFDRMADQLERLVSGQQRLLRDVSHELRSPLTRLQISLALARNKSEGLIDAQLDRSEREIQRLNQLIGQVIEWSRIDSSHQAGQPTDLDALIQSVVEDCNFEAQARGCSVVLSGPSLGSIEGDGEALRSALENIIRNAIRFSPEAGQIEVNTRVTGTLIEIDIEDQGPGVPEEALEAMFQPFYRVDETRGEENSGSGLGTAIARRAIERHGGTIVASNRQPGLCVRVSLPYRR
- a CDS encoding mechanosensitive ion channel family protein, coding for MMTSPMRMLLLGCLLAVPLLNPLYAATEADESLTQERIEETAVPTSPPAMKGMVVSVNHRVDRFVEEFGDLKLALHQLPSQYHQMVNTLLSDGETASGLLMMLVLMLAVGIGVEKLLAFKFAPLTRKMEAQQESRWYIRLQYMFLGILFRFASLLAFALSALAVPAIIYDSGAPPRLLLVSVLTVVVAVRVMTIVAGAILAPWAKGIRPLPLECPQARRLYYWVLLITIIYSVTSHGSGLWVALGLQHELVLASVVLGGLIMALTIVLMMWAERLSINQMFAEGLSPNISPARQMLAQSWPVLATAWILLLWGIWGFNVFIENTAVVEKISLAWWVTILFPVLDRLVYALLSRVVSLPMLQAGRFPQRAPRVVAILLNGFRLILVAATLITLSEAWGMGSFQMMKSDGGQMVLDRLGDVLVILLLAYVVWEVVRTLIEQRMPEEDEDADAAPEGEGGAGGATRTETLLPLLRSFIFAILVVVVVLTILHSLGIQIGPLVAGAGVVGIAVGFGAQKLVQDVISGIFFLLDDAFRRGEYIETGGLRGTVEKISMRSMRLRHHLGAVQTIPYGEIATVKNLSRDWITMKLELRLPYDTDIEKVRKIIKKVGQEMLTDEEMGPSFILPLKSQGVMRVEESALIVRMKFTSKPGEQWIIRREAYRRVRDALQAAGITFAHREVRVRLPEELEHEHEDSAMNSQAAANSASGSDSVSPDSAPQKSSAASGEQQGSADEQASRREKLVEQVTAAATTAVIASELARQQKLDGAEDGGDEM